CCAATTTGAAACCTGAACCTTGTTTTTAAGACCTAATCTGAAACCCCAACCCTGTTTTTAAACTGactttaaaaccctaaccctttctTGAAAACCAAacctgttttgaaaccctaatttgaaagccTAGTCTTGAACGCATTTACTTAGGATTTTAGGATAATAATTATAATCTTTGTCaaattatcaggaaaaaaagaataattgtaCCCTCATTGCTATATAGCCTTTTGTCGCAATGTCTTTATGCCTCAACCGTGTCTGTCGTCATTCTGGAGCAGCTGTAAAtcgccggagacaaattccttgtacgTTTCTGACCGAATAAATATGATTATGATCAAAGGCTTTGTAATTacgaaataaaatgatttaatcaGTCATTACTGTTTGTTTGCAcgcagttcggggtgtaccccacctcacaGCACCTTTCCCGGACCAAACGCTGCGCcctcaactaccgtaatttccagcctacaacgTGTGACTTTTTtaaacacgctttcaaccctgccaatttgtgcatttcttcctaacgggcgcaagggggcactcgagcggaaaagtaaaaatgggaacagtggaatatatgtgccggagaagtgacttttaccggtccggccctgttaacgctgcggtagcgtgttactgccgtgtctcagtgatttttaccagtatgttttttttttttttaaaccggccctgttagcgctgcggcgctagcgttagtgcggcggcaCAGGTGTTAGCATTAGTCTGGTGGGACTAGCTTTAGCATGagcacagcggcgctagcgtgaaTGCGGTTttcgtgcattttttctaacggccgcaagtgcgcacttgagcggaaaaggtatatatgtgcagaggaagtgacttttactggccctgttagcgctgcgctaccgtgttactggaatgtctcagtgatatttaccggtaagttttactataagtggccctgttagcattagcgcgacgCTACCGTTAGCCCTcgctttaaactctttctgtgtaccgtctttctttgtaaatatctcgtgtttgaatgcaGATTTCAacgtgggtacttgcggcttttacacagctccggcctatgtgtgtaccaaatggcatttcctttacaaaggtactcggtgaggcttataaccaggtgcgctctgtcggctgGGAATTACcgtacatttattttactttatttcaaaCAGACATATTCCacttaatttgatttaaaaatgcaaGAACGCATTTCGCGCGCAACTCAGGCTGCTCGCGTGATCCACACAATGTGGCGATAATTCACTTTATTATTACAAAAACATcccaacaataaaacaaaacactgagAAGGTGAAAGAAACTTGCAAAGCAGTGGCAGAGTCATTTGTGGCAGCGGCTTCTTCCCGACACATATTctatcagtttctgtgaggtcAAAAAGAAAGGGTTAGCCgcatttgcttgttttttttttttttttttttaaataatgaataaaaagggTGCTGAAGCCGCACTTTACCGAAAGTTTCTGCACTTGACCCAAGGCCACGTCGTCCAACATGTTGTAGTCGATTTTGTCCTTGGTCTCTTCAGAAAAGCACATGGTCTGGCATCAAAGAGAAACaaaacgacacacacacacaaaaatatacataaagtATCACAAGAAGATGGATTGGAGTCTTGTATACTAGAGCTCGTCTGACATTTTGACAGAGAGCCCGTTATAAAACTCTAAATGATCAATTATCCCAACATGACATCGGAACTTAAAAACGACCTCTAAAAAAagttaatgaaaataaaaaagttgtaatatgaGAATAATAGTACTTGTCCCCGTCCTGTGGTTACAGTGATGTGTGCGGACGATCCGGCCACTGAGCAGTCCAAGTCCCCCGTGGAGAACACCGACCTAGACAGGCAAAACAAATGAGGGGTGCTACTAGAACTGGCCGATGggcctgaaaaaaatgtatttgcaaaaATAGTTGGCAAATGGATACTGCAGATTAGGGTCCTAGCGATACAGATTTTTGAGGCCGTGGCAAAGAGAGCATTGAATAAATCTGaattacagtggagaaaataagtatttgaacactctgctatattgcaagttcacactaactgtgtttggaggaagacgaatgatgagttccatcccaagaacaccatccctactgtgactccgtaagaaccatatcaaggttctggcgtggcctagccagtctccagacctaaacccaagagaaaatctttggagggagctgaaactttgtgattgttagcgacagcccagaaacctgtctgatctggagaagttctgtgtggatgagtggacccaaatccctcctgcagtgtgtgcaaacctggtgaacaactacaggaaacgcttgacctctgtaattgcaaacaaaggctactgtactaaatattaacattggttttcacacaaataaataattggaaaaaaaaaatcatacattgtgatttctggatttttcttagatttcttctcacagtggacatgcacctacgatgaaaatttcagacccctccatgatttctaggtgggagaacttgcaatatagcagggtgttcaaatacttattttcttacgtgtgtttttttctttactttttttaaaaatacttttattaaaaataaataaataaattccggcactgacatttttttaaactgtgctttttttttttttccccgggaaAAAAGTTCAACATAATTTGTCTCAGATGGTCCACGTGTCTTTCGTCCCAACAGTATTTCCGCACTTTTTCAAACTCTTACAGTACTTGTGCAGGTGAAGCAAAATGAACTCTGCAAACTTTGCGGTTTGGAAGCACCTACCTACGGTCAAAAAAGTCTCTAAACGtgaacaaatccctgagagatCATCGATGAACACGAATGGGTAAAACCACACAAATACCTGAGTTTGCCTTTGGCCGGCGGGGCCTCGTCGCAGGCCTTCGTCCAGCGGCGTCTGTTCGAAGCGCTCGCCAAAGCCCTGCGGAAACGCGGACGGCTTAAAACGCAACGTGACGGGCGGACGCGCCGCGAGACGTACCCCAGATTTCCCGCGCTGAGGCTATCGGTTGAaggcctgatttttttttctcctttggaaccctgaaacaacaacaacaactatgatacaaaatcaaagtcatatttttcagCTGGTGGAAGGAACTTTCCGTACCTTGGCTGTCATCTTGCGAGAGCTCTTTCTCGTCAAACTGGGCTGAACCAATATGGGATCAACTGATTTTCCTTTAAAAGGCCGAagacattttgatttaaaaaaaaaaaaatgtatatcacaggtgtcaaacgcaaggcccgggggccagatccggcctgccgcatgattttatgtggcccgcggaggcaaatcatgtgtatcaacttccatgatttttgttcaaatctgtcccaaaatttcaaattgtcatctcataaatgataacattgagctattacaagcatttttgtgttaccaaacaacaatagttggaaaacccattacccttgatttctgattccaaaactagttcataaatttcaacGTGTTAATATGATGAAGCAgttcaaagatttttatggttccacagtcataatggccctccgaGGAAAATGCTAAGCAAAACGTGGCCCgtaacaaaaatgactttgacacccctgacgtACATCATGCATCAATAATGGTAAAACCacttaaccccccaccccaatcagTATTACTCCACCTCTTCTGCTGGGCACCCTCTTGAGCGTCAGCCGCTTCATCTCGGGAGACTCCTGCTCCTGCAATCACAGCACATCGGCCAGCCGCCATTACTTCTACTCACCGATCGCCCAAACGGCAGTCTCGAGTCTCGCGGCGGCTCACCCGCACGGCTAGCGACACGTCGCTGGCTGACAATTCTTCTGCTAAAAGGGAACAGAGAGCAAAACCAAAGTATTGTGTCGGGTACGCATAGACCGCtttatacatatactgtacatataaaatacataaaatgccGCCACGAGTGCTGAATGGTACGTCGACGTTAACGCCATATTGGAAACAAAGAAGAATTTCCTTTTGAACTCAATTTACCCAAAGCAGCTACACGAATCCACCTCCATTTGCAAGACCTAGCTAGCGCCAATAGAGAAAGCTAACTACCCACTAATTGATACACCCCTTAAAACCCAACGTGTCCATGTAATACATGCAATCGCCATGAAGATTCTCCATAACAGGACAGGCTAAACTTTTCCTTTTTGACAAACATTGAGCTCGTCACTCTGTCCGGACGGATTATGGATAATAGCTTGTTGACGTACTAATAAACGCCTGTGAAAATGAGCAACTTGTCCTGAGTGACTGAACGGGAGTTACGGTAAGAACAGCTGTCATCCCATTTTTTGCCAAGTCAGCCTTTTGTGCTGTTTAAAGCACAAACTAAAGTATCAACAAATAGCTCCTTTAAAACAATGTGTAGTGTCTAAATTTGCCTTTATTGTTAATTTATAATAATTTGATGTTTTACTGAAAGTGATGTTAGGCCATATTCAAAGATGCACATTTGTAATCtacgtttttgttttaatttactttCATGCGCTAATTGATGAAAATGACCCAGAGGTTACTCAGTAGTTGCCAGTGCTTGAGTATTTTTTCCACTCTTAAAGTACTTGCTTTGGCAAAACGAATTGGGAAACGTGCTGTTTATTATATTTACTGATACAATTTTAGTGTTTGCCCCCCTTGACATTAAATGTATATGTGGCCCCCAAGCTACAAATGAGTGtgccacatccaatatggcgCAAGCGCTGACGAACAATATCAACGTGGCAACCTGCTCGATGTTCCAACTACTATATAATGTCTACATAATTagggaaaggagagaaaaaaaaaaaggggggggggctccgaCTCACCAGTCAACGAATCGCCAACGCGCATCTTTCGAATCGAGAGTGGAAACTTCATCAGCTCCACGCTGAACACTCTGTCGATATTCGCCATCAGGTTGTCCAGTCTGCTCTCCAGTTCGTTCATTCGCTCTTGCGCTGCGTGTCAAAGTTGAATTAAGGTTATTgagacacaaaacaacaacaaaaaaaaaggaacggcGATAATTTCGTATAACCTTCTTTCTCAACTTGCTGAATGAAAAGCGTAATTTTGCGTTTTCGTAATTCCCTGCTCAACTCTTCTTGGTGTCGGACTTTGCCTGAGTTTCTTGACCGTTTTGGAGCCATTCTGTTCCGccttgggaaaaacaaaagtgcttcACCAAATGTTTGTGTCCGGACGCCATTTTACCTGGGTGGTCTTGACTAAAGACCAAAATAAGCAGCTTTACTATTGGCTGTTCAGGAAGACTTCACTTCAACGACGCAACAAGCACAATAACTATTGGCTGTCTCCATGATTGTTTTTAGGGGGCCTCTAAATATGCCTGTTGAAGATGCTATGTATAATactgtatgttaaaaaaaaaaaaagttttatttaattCATATCATACAGAGACTTTAACCTGCTTAAAAAGGtgacatgaataaaatataacgGCAAAATAATATAGTTAGAAAGCTTAGATTTCCTttgtataagaaaaaaatgctttttcacCTCACCCCACACCttttaataaaaatttaaaaattgcagCACCTGCATATTTTTAAGAGACTATagttgcaaatatttttagggGAGGTGAATATTCCGCATTTTATTCACATTCCgatgaagtttttaaaaaatagtgtgaaaatgtttttataaaaaaataaaacattttaaatcccAAAGCTCcattctatctatccattttctgagctgcttatcctcacaagggtcaaagaagtgctggagactatcccagctctctttgGGCACGAGGTGGGGTAGAGGCTGGACTGGTTGATTTGtgtgaaaatttcatttttatgaaaaatagaacgttttgaatcagaaagttccattccatctatccattttttgagctgcttatcctcacttggagTAGGAGTTCAAGAGACTATCCCAGTTCTCTTCAGGCGggaagcagggtacacgctgaactggttgaaaGTTGtggatttacattttaatttttcaaagaaaaggtaAAGTAAATTGTCGCATTTTtcgctaaaaataaaaatgtagtaTCAACAGAAAAAGTTATTAGTgtacgagattttttttttttatttcagtagttTTAAATTGGTATTTTCCATGCATGACATTGTAAGTTTTTGAGAGGGGGAAGTTGGTACAAATgaggaaaattttatttttaaaaagctataATTGATGAAAATAATGTTACGATTTCATAAGTATCAAGTTAGAAATTTAAGTGGGGGAAGAAAACGGATTATCAAGTCTCGACAGTAACAGAAATGTGATTAATGTGTAACAATGTGATTATGAGAGGAAAAATGGGAATATCTTTAGTGTGCGAAATTGGCAGTTATGAGAAGTCctattttatttggaataaagtaattttttttacaacgtAGAGTTAAAAAAGGTTAAGTTTggtatctacaaaaaaaaaaatctataactTATAATTAATTTTAGGAGGACAAAAGTTCCACATTTATGGGGgaaagaaaatgtgtatttacaataattgaaaaaaaaaaagtgtggggggggagagagagagaaagagaaagcgtCCACGCAGAATATCATCTAGAGATGGTTTTAGTCTATGTCGAGGTCCGAGTCGTCGTCGCTGAGATTGCTCTGAACGATGGCGCCGTTGCGGACAGTTTTGGGGAGCGCGGGGGGCTTCTCGGGCAGCATGCCGTACTCCTGCAGCAGGGCCTCCACGTCCACGGCGAAGAAGTCCTCGCCCAGCTGGTCGGTGAGTCGCACGAAGTTGCCGATGAGCTCGCCGCCTTTGTAGACGAGCAGGGCGGGCAGAGCGCCGTCCCGGAAGAGGGCGCTGGTGCCGACGGCCGAGCTGCGCACGCTGCAGAATTTGACCGGCGGGTACTCGCGCGCCAGGCACGCCAGGCTGCCGCTCATGGCCTCGCAGCCCGCCGCCTCGGGCTCGTAGATGTGGATCACGACCGGCGTGTTCTTGTCCTCCTCGTCCAGCGCCTCCAGGAAGTCCTCGCCGCCGGTCAGCTCCTGGACGCGCTCGAAGCGCTTGCCGCGGCACAGCTGGCGCCGCATCTCCTCCATGCGCTGTGCGCGGTAGTGCTCCAGGAAGTCCTGGTCGTCCTCTTCCTGCTGGAGAATGTTGTACTCCTGCATGGTCATCTGCGCGTAGGAAATGTACATTTGAAAACTTggattaataataaaaagaaaaaaaaactttgacaaaATTTTGAGGTATcgttttcacagaaaaaaaaaaaacccagctgaacattaatggggggggggggggggagtcaaaaTTGGTCTGTAgattgtttacttttttcacCGAAGATTTTATCTGGAAGGAAAATCTTTATTACGATTTTTTATGTCATGTTAAGAGCATAGTTTTTTTATATCAAAATTGGTCTGTAAATTGTTTATcataaaaatgacacttttttcaCCTAGTATTTTATTGTAAAGGAAATTTTATATTACTATTACTTTATGATAAAAAATGGTCACGTTAAGAGCatattttttcttattaaattattatatatactTTATATTAAAATGAGTCTGTAGAAGGTTtatcataaaaatgacaattttttccatccaagatTTTATTGGCAAGGAATttttttattagtattattttatgatgaaaaaattatatatacatctacattataatatatattattcatATTACATATTATTAAAATTGGTCTGTAGATtatcataaaaatgataaaatttttcaccaagattttactttaagataaaaaaattgtcacgttaagagcatttttttttaattaaattatattGTACACATActttatattaaaattggtcTATAGACTGTTTATCAAAAATGATCctttaaattattaattatgtaaacggcaaagaaaatggatagattatattacatatatattatattatctactttatattatttttatgatatgTCTGGATTTTAAAGCACAAAAGGCTTAAACCAAGAGTTAAATctagattttaaaaagaaaaagttattcATTTACGAGACTAAAATGGGCTTTTTTCAGAAAACCTCCCGTTTCGCTGAAGAGCGTCTCGTTTTTTGCCGTTTTGAACAACTGCGTTATTCTACATGCCTTGGCCAAATTATCCGGCACCGACGTGGGGACTGTAAATCCTTGGCCAAAGCACCAAGAAGCTTGAAGATAACTGCCACTTCATACATTGGGGGGGTCTCATTGTAAAATAGTTGCATTTAGTAGATAAACAAACAATGGCAGCCGTTATCGCTCGGCTACGTGACTTACTTTGCCTTTGATTTTGTCCTGCAGCTCCTTCTGCTTCTCCTTGTCCTTTTCCAGGTCCAGGTCGGAGCGGCACGTCATGGACAGCTTCTTGATCAGGCGCTCCATCTCGTTCTTCTGCTCCTGCTTCTGCTCCACCTCCAGCTGCTTGTACTTCCTCCAGTCGTTGATCACCCCTTTCGGTCCTGAATGTAATTTCCGGCATATGAGaagcgacttttttccacacgcgttcaaccctgcggcttatgcggttatacggctaatttgtgcaatttttcaaacagccgcaagggggcactcgagcagaaaagctaagagtgagactggtgcaatatatgcgccgaggaagtgacttttaccggcatggttttttttttttttttttttttataccacctTTGTTAGCATGTTAGTGCCgagtgtcagtgatttttaccggtatgtttttttttttttttaaccggccctgttagcgctgtactagcatgttactgcagagtctcagtgatttttaccggtatgtttttttttttttttttagccagccctgttagcgctgtgctagcgtgttgctgtcgtgttactgccgcgtcacaggcactCTTTGGAAAAGAAAAGGTACGGTACAttattaaaactgaaaactctCTGTggaccatctttctttgtaaatatctctcacgtttcaatgtggggacatGCGGGttttaatcaggtgcggcttgtgtatatacaaaatgatttttcctttaaaaatgtcctggcttataatcaggtgcgccctatataccggaaattacggtaactgttTAAAAGCTGCTAAAACTCTCTCTATCGGCGgtatgattttattattattatttttttagggaaaaTAGCCCTTCTGTTGTTAGCAATAGAGTACATTAATGAGAGTGCCAATTGTTGACAAATTCGACCAGATATTAATTGGACGACAGTATAACATTGTGCTAAAGTGAACGTTTGCAACCAGTTATGAGTTTGCGTGTCTGCGAGGATTCTCTATTCAACCATTCTCTAAATAGTGTACAGTTGAAAACATTGATCTATGAGGTAGCACAGTTCATTTGTGGAACAGcgaactgaactttgaactagtAGACAACGAACTTTCCCGACCCAGGCGCTGACGTTATTTCATAAAGTGGAGAAAAGCTGAGGTTCTCATTTCCGGAGGATTAAGTACTTTTACTGCTGTGCTATATTTGGATTCTATTCAGAACAAAAGAATTTACCTCTACCAATGTATCTATGGAGCAAGTTTGACGCAAAGAAAGTCATTTTCCGTatcgcttctcctcacaagggtcaagggcatgctggagcttatcccagctatctaatTTCAATACTGATTGCAATCATTTATGTAACATCGGTTTCCAACTGTGTACATGCGAGATGTATGACAGTAGCGCTTTATAATCCTCTATtttaagttttacttttttttactgccatcttgtggtacCTATAGACCACATGTGTCAAACACGAGGACTgggggtcagatctggcccgccatgtggttttatgtggcccatgaaggcaaatcgtgtgtgtcaacttccacgatCTTTAATATTTCGAAttgccatgtcataaatgacaactttgagatattgcaagcattttggtATTATcgaacatgaacaatagtcgaAAAACCCatttaccttgatttctgattctaaagctagttcataaattgcacgagtaaatataatgaggcgatTAATAATTGTGATTgtttctgagggaaaccgcaactacaatgtggcccgtggcaaaaatgagtttgacagccctaCGATTGACAATTCCAAAACCATTAATGGCGTGTCAATCACTTGCAGATCTTTGCTATTTGCGGCAGGGCTCGCTCCCTCCCCAATAGTGGAGGTGAACTGTATCGAATAGTTTTAGAGAAGCTACCCGTGTTGACCGCGCTGCCATCAGCGCTGTAGTCCAGCTCAGGTTCGTCGGCGGCGCCGTCTCTTATGGTTTTGGGCGCCCCCTCGTCGTCCTCGTCATCGCTGCCTTCATCCTCGCTGCTGCTGTAGTAGTACTGCAGCTTCTCCCCGAGGAGCTTGTCGTCCagtgttgtcatggcaacagcTCACCTGATTTGACTGTCAGGGCTTTTGCGGAAATTTTTAGCACAAGT
This DNA window, taken from Syngnathoides biaculeatus isolate LvHL_M chromosome 17, ASM1980259v1, whole genome shotgun sequence, encodes the following:
- the cdca9 gene encoding borealin-2 isoform X2, yielding MAPKRSRNSGKVRHQEELSRELRKRKITLFIQQVEKEAQERMNELESRLDNLMANIDRVFSVELMKFPLSIRKMRVGDSLTEELSASDVSLAVREQESPEMKRLTLKRVPSRRGKSVDPILVQPSLTRKSSRKMTAKGSKGEKKIRPSTDSLSAGNLGALASASNRRRWTKACDEAPPAKGKLRSVFSTGDLDCSVAGSSAHITVTTGRGQTMCFSEETKDKIDYNMLDDVALGQVQKLSKLIEYVSGRSRCHK
- the cdca9 gene encoding borealin-2 isoform X1, with translation MAPKRSRNSGKVRHQEELSRELRKRKITLFIQQVEKEAQERMNELESRLDNLMANIDRVFSVELMKFPLSIRKMRVGDSLTAEELSASDVSLAVREQESPEMKRLTLKRVPSRRGKSVDPILVQPSLTRKSSRKMTAKGSKGEKKIRPSTDSLSAGNLGALASASNRRRWTKACDEAPPAKGKLRSVFSTGDLDCSVAGSSAHITVTTGRGQTMCFSEETKDKIDYNMLDDVALGQVQKLSKLIEYVSGRSRCHK